In Halanaeroarchaeum sp. HSR-CO, one DNA window encodes the following:
- the nuoL gene encoding NADH-quinone oxidoreductase subunit L, whose translation MAEVFQYAVAIPLLPLASFLIALLVGHFAPRLLPKGGAIPGILATGGSLLLSAWLFVAVSGTTEYYNQELYTWVTGLDTFSLNLGMLFDPLAAMMLLIVSLISFLVHVFSLGYMNDEGETGLPRYYAGLGLFTFSMLMFVASSNLLMAFMFFELVGLNSWLLIGFWFREDGPPSAAKKAFLVTRFGDYFFLIGVVGVFATFGTSLFAPRGGELGFPQIAEQVLVDGQIPTVVGDFLGVVGLDPQTWFAILGLLVLGGVIGKSAQFPLHTWLPDAMEGPTPVSALIHAATMVAAGVYLVARMFGFYALLPEVLAFIALVGGFTALFAATMGVVKREIKQVLAYSTISQYGYMMLALGAGGYVAATFHLMTHAIFKALLFLGAGSVIIAMHHNENMWDMGGLKEKMPVTYWTFLSGSLALAGIIPFAGFWSKDEVLHAALVHGMDNAMILVAFAMGLLAVFFTGFYTFRMVFLTFHGEPRTETAEDPHGVRWNVKFPLVVLGILAATVGFVNMTPVAKVTGLHIEFLHEWFGGGLEGVTVHHYDELLASQAGYTTDAVLGLSPTATTLAAGAVSLGLALAGAGLAWVLYNVPEPEEHTAKLGPVKDLLYNNYYQDEYQVWLAEGFTYPIAKVADRFDQGVIDGAVDGISSVSLSSGSRIQRVQTGVVTNYAALLTLGLVVLLVAFGVAGGWF comes from the coding sequence ATGGCTGAGGTATTCCAATACGCAGTCGCGATACCGCTCCTGCCGTTGGCCTCGTTCCTGATCGCGTTGCTCGTGGGGCATTTCGCCCCACGGCTGCTGCCGAAAGGCGGTGCGATTCCGGGAATCCTGGCCACGGGTGGGTCGTTGCTGCTTTCGGCATGGCTGTTCGTTGCAGTGAGTGGGACGACCGAGTACTACAATCAGGAGCTGTACACGTGGGTGACTGGACTCGACACGTTCAGCCTCAACCTGGGGATGCTGTTCGACCCGCTGGCGGCGATGATGTTGCTCATCGTCTCGCTCATCAGCTTCCTCGTGCACGTGTTCAGCCTCGGGTACATGAACGACGAGGGCGAGACGGGCCTCCCCCGGTACTACGCCGGCCTCGGCCTGTTCACGTTCTCGATGCTCATGTTCGTCGCATCGTCGAACCTCCTGATGGCGTTCATGTTCTTCGAACTCGTAGGACTGAACTCCTGGCTCCTGATCGGCTTTTGGTTCCGCGAGGACGGGCCACCGAGCGCCGCGAAGAAGGCGTTCCTGGTCACCCGCTTCGGTGACTACTTCTTCCTCATCGGGGTCGTCGGTGTCTTCGCCACCTTCGGAACCTCGTTGTTCGCGCCCCGCGGCGGGGAACTCGGCTTCCCGCAGATCGCCGAACAGGTGCTCGTCGATGGCCAGATACCGACCGTCGTCGGGGACTTCCTCGGCGTCGTCGGTCTGGATCCCCAGACGTGGTTCGCCATCCTGGGACTGCTGGTCCTGGGTGGCGTCATCGGCAAGTCGGCGCAGTTCCCGCTGCACACCTGGTTGCCGGACGCGATGGAGGGCCCGACCCCGGTCTCGGCGCTTATCCACGCGGCGACCATGGTCGCGGCCGGTGTCTACCTGGTCGCCCGGATGTTCGGGTTCTACGCCCTCCTGCCGGAGGTGCTGGCGTTCATCGCCCTCGTCGGTGGCTTCACCGCCCTGTTCGCGGCGACGATGGGCGTGGTCAAACGCGAGATCAAACAAGTGCTGGCGTATTCCACCATCTCGCAGTACGGGTATATGATGCTCGCGCTGGGGGCCGGTGGGTACGTCGCGGCGACCTTCCACTTGATGACACACGCCATCTTCAAGGCGCTGTTGTTCCTCGGGGCCGGTTCAGTCATCATCGCCATGCACCACAACGAGAACATGTGGGACATGGGTGGGTTGAAGGAGAAGATGCCAGTAACCTACTGGACGTTCCTCTCGGGGTCGCTGGCGCTGGCCGGCATCATCCCGTTCGCTGGCTTCTGGTCCAAAGACGAGGTCCTCCACGCTGCACTCGTGCACGGGATGGACAACGCGATGATCCTCGTCGCGTTCGCGATGGGACTCCTCGCGGTCTTCTTCACGGGATTCTACACCTTCCGAATGGTCTTCCTGACCTTCCACGGTGAGCCCCGGACGGAGACGGCCGAGGACCCCCACGGCGTCCGATGGAACGTCAAGTTCCCCCTCGTCGTGCTCGGTATCTTGGCGGCGACGGTCGGGTTCGTCAACATGACTCCGGTCGCGAAGGTGACTGGACTTCACATCGAGTTCCTCCACGAATGGTTCGGTGGCGGACTCGAAGGCGTGACAGTTCACCACTACGACGAACTCCTCGCCAGTCAGGCGGGGTACACGACGGACGCCGTTCTCGGCCTTTCGCCGACTGCGACGACGCTCGCGGCGGGAGCGGTCTCGCTGGGGCTGGCACTCGCTGGTGCCGGACTCGCCTGGGTGCTCTACAACGTCCCCGAACCGGAAGAGCACACGGCGAAACTGGGGCCGGTCAAGGATCTCCTGTACAACAACTACTACCAGGACGAATACCAGGTCTGGCTCGCCGAAGGGTTCACGTACCCCATCGCGAAAGTCGCAGATCGGTTCGATCAGGGTGTTATCGACGGTGCCGTCGACGGCATCTCGAGCGTGAGCCTGTCGAGTGGATCGCGCATCCAGCGAGTTCAGACCGGCGTCGTGACGAACTACGCGGCGCTGCTCACCCTGGGACTGGTCGTCCTCCTCGTGGCGTTCGGCGTCGCAGGGGGGTGGTTTTAG
- a CDS encoding NuoM family protein: MMIEALIAVTLLSAVVVLAAPERWAAKLAFALSLLPLLGSLWMYRVFDGTGNALLGGSLAFETQVPWITLGQYDLTWHVGMDGISMALVTLTTVLMSLALLSAWTPIEERRSQFYGMMLFMEASLLGVFTALDFFVWFVFWEFVLVPMYFLIAIWGGPRRKYAAIKFFVYTNVASLVMFIGFMALVFATPVQSLGMPAIAQALLADEVTAFAGIAPETLKLVAFIAMFAGFAVKVPMVPFHTWLPDAHVEAPTPVSVILAGVLLKMGTYALLRFNFTMLPDVANALAVPIAILAVISVIYGAMLALAQEDLKRIVAYSSISSMGYVILGLIAWNMYGVGGATFQMVAHGLISGLMFMSVGVIYNVAHTRMVGDLSGIADRMPVTSAVFVGAAFGYMGLPLMAGFAGELFIFLGGMQSTALPGAQLFTALAMFGIVIVAGYLLFAMQRVLFGPFRADTEHEIVPAAFHDAAAIVVLILLVILLGTAPDLFYGMIQDAVRPILAAGGGL; encoded by the coding sequence ATGATGATCGAAGCACTCATCGCGGTAACGCTCCTGAGCGCGGTGGTCGTCCTCGCGGCACCGGAACGATGGGCCGCGAAACTGGCCTTCGCGTTGAGTCTCCTCCCGTTACTCGGGAGTCTCTGGATGTATCGGGTCTTCGATGGCACGGGGAACGCCCTGCTGGGCGGTTCGCTGGCCTTCGAAACGCAGGTACCCTGGATAACGCTCGGCCAGTACGACCTCACCTGGCACGTCGGCATGGACGGCATCAGCATGGCGCTGGTCACGTTGACCACGGTCCTGATGTCGCTCGCACTGCTGAGCGCGTGGACACCTATCGAGGAGCGTCGCTCACAGTTCTACGGCATGATGCTCTTCATGGAGGCGAGCCTCCTGGGTGTATTCACGGCGCTCGACTTCTTCGTCTGGTTCGTCTTCTGGGAGTTCGTGCTGGTCCCGATGTACTTCCTGATTGCCATCTGGGGCGGTCCGCGACGGAAGTACGCGGCGATCAAGTTCTTCGTGTACACCAACGTCGCAAGTCTGGTGATGTTCATCGGATTCATGGCGCTGGTGTTCGCGACGCCCGTGCAGTCGCTGGGGATGCCAGCCATCGCACAGGCACTGCTCGCCGACGAAGTGACCGCGTTCGCCGGCATCGCGCCGGAGACGCTCAAACTCGTCGCGTTCATCGCCATGTTCGCGGGCTTCGCGGTCAAGGTCCCGATGGTCCCCTTCCACACGTGGCTCCCGGACGCCCACGTCGAGGCGCCGACACCGGTGTCGGTCATCCTGGCCGGCGTCCTCCTGAAAATGGGGACCTACGCGTTACTCCGATTCAACTTCACCATGTTGCCGGACGTCGCCAACGCGCTGGCCGTTCCCATCGCCATACTGGCGGTCATCAGCGTCATCTACGGCGCGATGTTGGCACTCGCTCAGGAGGATCTCAAGCGCATCGTGGCGTACTCCTCCATCTCGTCGATGGGGTACGTCATCCTCGGGCTGATCGCCTGGAACATGTACGGAGTCGGCGGCGCGACCTTCCAGATGGTCGCCCACGGCCTCATCTCGGGGTTGATGTTCATGAGCGTCGGCGTCATCTACAACGTCGCCCACACGCGCATGGTCGGAGACCTCTCGGGAATCGCCGACCGGATGCCGGTGACGAGCGCGGTCTTCGTCGGCGCGGCATTCGGGTATATGGGGCTGCCGCTGATGGCCGGCTTCGCTGGAGAGCTGTTCATCTTCCTCGGTGGGATGCAGTCGACGGCACTGCCGGGCGCCCAACTGTTCACCGCGCTGGCGATGTTCGGTATCGTTATCGTGGCCGGCTACCTGCTGTTCGCGATGCAGCGGGTCTTGTTCGGTCCGTTCCGGGCCGACACCGAGCACGAGATCGTGCCTGCCGCGTTCCACGACGCGGCCGCCATCGTCGTGCTCATCCTCCTGGTCATCCTGCTGGGTACCGCACCGGACCTCTTCTACGGGATGATCCAGGACGCGGTTCGCCCGATACTCGCCGCAGGAGGTGGATTGTAG
- a CDS encoding NADH-quinone oxidoreductase subunit N: protein MVELPYLTPQYLLGLTALVLLLYDTIAPNTRRNEVLAGIATVGGLLTAGTSAWFLSAGTGLTPTEAFSNTLVVDQMSLFFTFIVGSVTSLVVVASYDYVADEPHIGEYYSLVALAATGMALMAAANSLVTVFISIELASLPSYALVAYLKTNKGSVEAALKYFLVGALSSAIMVYGISLIYGATGTLLLGPIGDAVADLEAGLFGVLGLGVVMMVGGFLFKTAAVPFHFWAPDAYEGAPAPISGFISSASKAAGFAVAFRVLLEAFPIDVVGATIPWTWLFVVVAAVTMTLGNFAAAVQDNVKRMLAYSSVGHAGYVLIGLAAIGGGTTQADTLVLGAAMMHLLVYGFMNTGAFLYIALAEYWGVGRTFEDYNGLASVAPFASVAMTVFMFSLAGLPVGAGFLSKYFLFAGAIEAGFWWLAAIAAVNSALSLYYYSRVVKAIWIEEPASDFSVDGTPTGLYLAVIGAGVMTVALLFVFDPVAQWAIDAAAILL, encoded by the coding sequence ATGGTCGAACTTCCCTATCTGACGCCGCAGTACCTGCTCGGTCTCACCGCGCTCGTGCTGTTGCTCTACGACACGATCGCACCGAACACCCGCCGAAACGAGGTGCTCGCAGGCATCGCCACGGTTGGTGGGCTCCTGACTGCCGGGACGAGCGCCTGGTTCCTCTCGGCTGGAACCGGGCTCACGCCGACGGAAGCGTTCAGTAACACGCTCGTCGTCGACCAGATGAGTCTGTTCTTCACGTTCATCGTGGGGAGCGTCACGTCACTGGTCGTCGTCGCGAGTTACGACTACGTGGCCGACGAGCCACACATCGGCGAGTACTACTCGCTGGTCGCGCTCGCGGCGACCGGGATGGCACTGATGGCGGCGGCGAACAGTCTCGTCACCGTGTTCATCAGCATCGAACTGGCCTCCCTTCCGTCGTACGCGCTGGTTGCGTACCTCAAGACGAACAAAGGGAGCGTCGAGGCAGCGCTGAAGTACTTCCTCGTCGGGGCGCTCTCATCGGCGATCATGGTCTACGGGATCAGTCTCATCTACGGGGCGACCGGGACGCTGCTCCTCGGACCGATCGGTGACGCGGTCGCCGACCTCGAGGCCGGACTCTTCGGCGTCCTCGGTCTCGGGGTCGTGATGATGGTCGGTGGCTTCCTGTTCAAGACGGCCGCCGTCCCGTTCCACTTCTGGGCACCGGACGCCTACGAGGGCGCCCCGGCCCCCATCAGTGGTTTCATCTCGTCGGCCTCCAAGGCGGCCGGGTTCGCGGTCGCGTTCCGCGTCCTGCTCGAGGCTTTCCCGATCGACGTCGTCGGAGCGACCATTCCATGGACCTGGCTGTTCGTCGTCGTCGCGGCGGTCACGATGACGCTTGGTAACTTCGCCGCGGCCGTTCAGGACAACGTCAAGCGGATGCTCGCGTACTCCTCGGTCGGCCATGCGGGCTACGTGCTCATCGGTCTCGCCGCCATCGGCGGTGGAACGACGCAGGCCGATACCCTCGTACTCGGTGCAGCGATGATGCACCTGCTCGTCTATGGCTTCATGAACACGGGCGCATTCCTGTACATCGCACTCGCGGAGTACTGGGGTGTGGGTCGTACTTTCGAGGACTACAACGGTCTCGCGTCGGTGGCCCCCTTCGCCTCGGTCGCGATGACGGTGTTCATGTTCAGCCTGGCCGGGCTACCGGTCGGTGCTGGCTTTCTCTCGAAGTACTTCCTGTTCGCCGGCGCCATCGAGGCCGGCTTCTGGTGGCTCGCCGCCATCGCCGCGGTTAACAGCGCCCTGTCGCTTTACTACTACTCGCGCGTGGTCAAGGCCATCTGGATCGAGGAACCGGCCAGCGACTTCAGCGTCGACGGGACCCCCACGGGCCTGTACCTGGCGGTCATCGGGGCCGGTGTTATGACGGTCGCGTTGCTGTTCGTGTTCGACCCGGTGGCCCAGTGGGCCATCGACGCGGCCGCGATTTTGCTCTGA
- a CDS encoding DHH family phosphoesterase, giving the protein MVTWLMLGAGGVGHALVDSIGHRSGSLQVVDPDEAHVEQLRTEKIDAVSGDITSEERIDSLGVDPAIVVVASADVGRNRVAATVARSVFPDSYIIAFAGEEPTRADVAAIEAVADRVFDPGEAFLDHLSSVVKDGQAKRLRDLHATLDGIDGRLGIFTHDNPDPDAIASAVALAEIADYHGVEAQPAYFGRISHQENRAFVNLLDLRLEQFEPGEPLDFDGIALVDHSTPGVNDQLPADTVVDIVFDHHPSKRTVTADFVDVRESVGATSTLLVDYLKGFHIDIDIAVATALLYGIRVDTNDFARGITASDFDAAAFLISYADIDVLKRIESPSISADTFEIIARAIRNRDRHGSVLTSCVGSISDRDALAQAADRLLNMEDIGVTLVYGYMDGTILASGRARGVDIDLGETLRIAFDDLGSAGGHPDMAGMQIPLGLFESVDAEEGLTAMVEDVVTTNFFDVLDPDEIEE; this is encoded by the coding sequence ATGGTGACCTGGCTGATGCTCGGTGCTGGCGGGGTCGGGCATGCCCTCGTCGATAGCATCGGTCATCGAAGCGGGTCTCTCCAGGTCGTCGACCCCGACGAAGCACACGTCGAACAGCTGCGAACCGAGAAGATAGACGCGGTCAGTGGCGACATTACGTCCGAAGAGCGGATCGATAGTCTCGGTGTCGATCCGGCTATCGTCGTCGTAGCGAGTGCCGACGTGGGTCGAAACCGAGTCGCCGCAACTGTGGCCAGGTCCGTCTTCCCCGACAGTTACATCATCGCGTTCGCGGGCGAGGAACCCACGCGGGCGGACGTCGCCGCCATCGAGGCGGTCGCCGATCGTGTCTTCGACCCTGGGGAGGCATTCCTCGATCATCTCTCGTCGGTCGTCAAAGACGGTCAGGCGAAGCGGCTTCGTGATCTCCACGCGACACTGGATGGTATCGACGGTCGGCTCGGTATCTTCACGCACGACAATCCGGATCCAGACGCAATCGCGTCGGCCGTTGCCCTGGCAGAGATCGCGGATTACCACGGCGTCGAGGCCCAGCCAGCGTACTTCGGCCGCATCTCTCACCAGGAGAATCGTGCATTCGTCAATCTCCTCGACCTCCGCCTCGAGCAGTTCGAGCCGGGCGAACCACTCGATTTCGATGGCATCGCTCTCGTGGACCACTCGACCCCTGGCGTCAACGATCAGCTACCGGCCGACACGGTCGTCGACATCGTCTTCGACCATCATCCCTCGAAACGGACCGTGACGGCCGACTTCGTCGACGTCCGCGAGTCGGTCGGGGCGACGAGCACGCTCCTCGTGGATTACCTCAAAGGATTCCACATCGACATCGACATCGCTGTCGCGACCGCCCTCCTCTATGGCATTCGGGTGGATACGAACGACTTCGCACGGGGCATCACGGCGTCGGATTTCGACGCGGCGGCATTCCTGATATCCTACGCCGACATCGACGTTCTCAAACGCATCGAGAGTCCGTCCATCTCCGCGGATACCTTCGAGATCATCGCCCGCGCCATTCGCAATCGCGATCGTCATGGCAGCGTCCTGACCTCGTGTGTCGGTTCGATATCGGATCGGGATGCCCTCGCTCAGGCCGCCGATCGCTTGCTCAATATGGAGGACATCGGCGTGACACTCGTCTATGGCTACATGGATGGGACGATATTGGCATCCGGTCGTGCCCGAGGGGTCGACATCGACCTCGGTGAGACGCTCAGAATCGCGTTCGATGACCTGGGCAGTGCCGGCGGGCATCCGGATATGGCCGGTATGCAGATCCCACTGGGGCTCTTCGAGAGCGTCGACGCCGAAGAGGGGCTGACGGCGATGGTCGAGGACGTCGTCACCACGAACTTCTTCGACGTCCTCGATCCCGACGAAATCGAAGAGTGA
- a CDS encoding CBS domain-containing protein, whose translation MDEALDHDGGKPRVKDYMTREVSTVSPDQTVREVSTRIVESDDHNGFPVTEGRKVRGFVSARDLLLEDEREPIFKVMSDKLIVAHPEMKVTDAARVILRSGIQKLPVVDDAGNLVGIISNADVIRSQIERATPEKVGKLKRTLESIHGIEAREERRTIDLSRLTPTQGKVYADELEGRSYELDRGLTEPLVVIDNAGQLLLADGHHRVMAAQQAGIDEMDAYVIVLDRRVDLGMAKTAKKEGLEHLDDISIVDYARHPLMETIERLNE comes from the coding sequence ATGGACGAGGCCCTCGATCACGACGGTGGGAAACCCAGGGTCAAAGACTACATGACTCGGGAGGTGTCGACGGTCTCACCGGATCAGACGGTACGTGAGGTGTCGACGCGGATCGTCGAGAGCGACGATCACAACGGATTTCCGGTGACGGAAGGGCGGAAGGTGCGCGGGTTCGTCAGTGCCCGCGATCTGTTGCTCGAGGACGAGCGCGAGCCGATATTCAAGGTGATGAGCGACAAACTCATCGTGGCCCACCCGGAGATGAAGGTGACCGACGCCGCTCGCGTCATCCTGCGGTCGGGCATCCAGAAACTTCCAGTGGTCGACGACGCCGGGAATTTGGTCGGAATCATCTCCAATGCCGACGTCATCCGGAGTCAGATCGAACGGGCAACCCCCGAGAAGGTGGGGAAACTCAAGCGGACGCTCGAATCGATCCACGGTATCGAGGCCCGAGAGGAGCGACGGACTATCGACCTGTCGAGGTTGACGCCGACACAGGGGAAGGTCTACGCGGACGAACTGGAAGGGCGAAGCTACGAACTCGATCGCGGGTTGACCGAGCCACTCGTCGTCATCGACAACGCGGGCCAGTTGCTGCTGGCGGACGGCCACCATCGCGTAATGGCAGCCCAGCAGGCTGGAATTGACGAGATGGACGCCTACGTTATCGTCCTCGACCGACGCGTCGACCTGGGGATGGCCAAAACGGCCAAAAAGGAGGGGCTGGAGCATCTCGATGATATCTCGATCGTCGACTACGCCAGACATCCGCTCATGGAGACGATCGAACGACTGAACGAGTGA
- a CDS encoding methylmalonyl-CoA mutase, with protein sequence MFDEDDLEAIREARESWTEQTLDPFLDAHGERADRFATVSNLEVDRLYTPEDVAGLDYDADLGFPGEPPYTRGVYPTMYRGRPWTMRQFAGYGTAEATNERFHYLIDEGQTGLSTAFDMPTLMGIDSDDPMSLGEVGMEGVAVDTLADMEVLFDGIDLGEVSTSFTINPSAPVIYAMYVALADEKGVSRDEIRGTLQNDMLKEFIAQKEWVIPPQPSLDLVTDVVEFCAEETPRFHPISISGYHIREAGSTAIQELAFTLADGFAYVEDAMDRGLDVDEFAPQLSFFFNSHNSLFEEVAKFRAARRIYAHVMDEWYGAETAASKRLKFHTQTAGQSLTAQQPLNNVVRVTIQALAAVLGGTQSLHTNSYDEAHALPSEQAVRVALRTQQIIADESGAADIVDPLGGSFAVEALTDEVEEKAMAYIEEIREMGGGSVRDGVLTGIEEGFFQREIQESAYEYQERVDEGEETVVGVNAYEQAEDEADDVELLKVDEAATRERQLDRLESVKEDRDDEAVETALESLRGAIRSDENTIPYIVDAVKAYATMGEIMTVFETEYGSYQETLGVA encoded by the coding sequence ATGTTCGACGAGGACGACCTCGAAGCGATTCGCGAGGCGCGGGAGTCGTGGACCGAGCAGACACTCGATCCGTTCCTCGATGCCCATGGCGAGCGTGCCGACCGCTTCGCGACGGTCTCCAACCTCGAGGTGGACCGCCTCTACACGCCCGAGGACGTCGCCGGCCTCGATTACGACGCAGACCTCGGATTCCCCGGGGAACCACCCTACACACGCGGCGTCTACCCGACGATGTACCGTGGGCGACCCTGGACGATGCGTCAGTTCGCGGGATACGGTACCGCCGAAGCGACCAACGAGCGGTTTCACTACCTCATCGACGAGGGCCAGACGGGCCTCTCGACCGCGTTCGACATGCCGACGTTGATGGGCATCGACTCCGACGACCCGATGTCCCTCGGGGAGGTCGGGATGGAGGGCGTCGCCGTGGACACGCTCGCCGATATGGAGGTGCTTTTCGACGGTATCGATCTCGGTGAGGTATCGACCTCCTTTACGATCAACCCCTCGGCGCCCGTGATCTACGCGATGTACGTCGCGCTCGCTGACGAGAAGGGGGTCTCCCGCGACGAGATCCGGGGCACCCTGCAAAACGACATGCTCAAGGAGTTCATCGCACAGAAGGAGTGGGTGATCCCCCCACAGCCCTCGCTGGACCTCGTCACGGACGTCGTCGAGTTCTGTGCGGAGGAGACGCCGCGGTTCCATCCGATCTCGATCTCCGGGTATCACATCCGCGAGGCCGGATCCACCGCCATCCAGGAACTCGCGTTCACGCTCGCCGACGGGTTCGCGTACGTCGAAGACGCGATGGATCGTGGTCTCGACGTCGACGAGTTCGCCCCGCAGCTCTCCTTTTTCTTCAATTCACACAACTCGCTGTTCGAGGAGGTCGCCAAGTTCCGGGCCGCCCGACGCATCTACGCCCACGTGATGGACGAGTGGTACGGGGCCGAAACGGCGGCGTCGAAACGACTGAAGTTCCACACCCAGACCGCCGGCCAGTCGCTGACGGCCCAGCAACCGCTGAACAACGTTGTCAGGGTGACCATCCAGGCACTCGCGGCGGTGCTTGGCGGAACCCAGAGTCTCCACACGAACAGCTACGACGAGGCCCACGCGCTCCCCTCCGAACAGGCCGTCAGAGTCGCGTTGCGCACCCAGCAGATAATCGCCGACGAGTCCGGGGCGGCGGACATCGTCGACCCTCTCGGCGGATCGTTCGCGGTCGAGGCGCTGACGGACGAGGTCGAGGAGAAGGCGATGGCCTACATCGAGGAGATACGGGAGATGGGTGGCGGGTCGGTCCGCGATGGCGTCCTGACCGGTATCGAGGAGGGATTCTTCCAGCGCGAGATCCAGGAGTCGGCCTACGAGTACCAGGAACGCGTCGACGAGGGCGAGGAAACGGTCGTGGGAGTCAACGCCTACGAACAGGCCGAGGACGAGGCCGACGACGTCGAATTGCTCAAGGTCGACGAAGCAGCCACCCGCGAACGCCAACTCGACCGCCTCGAGTCGGTCAAGGAGGACCGCGACGACGAAGCGGTCGAGACAGCTCTCGAGTCGCTCCGGGGGGCGATCCGGTCAGACGAGAACACGATACCGTACATCGTTGACGCGGTGAAGGCCTACGCGACCATGGGTGAGATCATGACGGTGTTCGAGACCGAATACGGCAGTTATCAGGAGACCCTCGGCGTCGCCTGA
- a CDS encoding GNAT family N-acetyltransferase: MDVRNATPADATAIKSVARKSLLGSYTGALDDDTIEEAVEEWYGGDRLQDLLEQETEHFLVAETDDDVVGFAELTVSDATDVGAIQWLHVDPEYREEGVGSALLEAAEVDLLDRGVARVEGAVLAANVDGINFYEDHGYVRGADQETTIAGDTFTERRYLRFPEGEPAALMEAKQTDEGTYYVALDEHEIGSRGDFYVAYTDVGRNERYGYYCDSCDTINTSMDSMGRIICNDCGNKHKASRWDAAWL, encoded by the coding sequence ATGGACGTTCGCAACGCGACGCCGGCGGATGCAACAGCGATCAAGTCGGTCGCCAGAAAATCGTTGCTCGGATCGTACACCGGAGCCCTCGACGACGACACGATCGAGGAGGCAGTCGAAGAGTGGTACGGTGGGGACCGCCTGCAGGACCTCCTCGAGCAGGAGACCGAACACTTCCTCGTCGCCGAGACTGACGACGACGTCGTCGGATTCGCCGAACTGACGGTCTCCGACGCGACCGACGTCGGCGCCATCCAGTGGCTCCACGTCGATCCGGAGTACCGCGAGGAGGGCGTCGGTTCGGCACTACTGGAGGCCGCCGAAGTGGACCTCCTCGACCGAGGGGTCGCTCGCGTAGAGGGAGCGGTGCTGGCCGCAAACGTAGACGGCATCAACTTCTACGAGGACCACGGCTACGTTCGCGGCGCCGATCAGGAGACGACTATCGCGGGTGACACCTTCACCGAACGGCGCTACCTGCGGTTCCCCGAGGGCGAACCCGCAGCGCTCATGGAGGCCAAACAGACCGACGAGGGTACCTACTACGTCGCCCTCGACGAACACGAGATCGGCTCGCGCGGGGACTTCTACGTCGCGTACACGGACGTCGGTCGGAACGAACGCTACGGCTACTACTGCGACAGCTGCGATACCATCAACACCTCGATGGACTCGATGGGCCGAATCATCTGCAACGACTGCGGCAACAAGCACAAAGCCAGCCGCTGGGATGCGGCCTGGCTCTAA
- a CDS encoding cobalamin B12-binding domain-containing protein yields the protein MSETQTERKIRTLVAKVGLDGHDRGAHVISRAFRDAGFEVIYSGLHKAPDEIVQAVVQEDVDVLGISILSGAHKTLVPAVIEGLEEYGVAEDTLVLVGGIIPDEDRAALEGAGVDAIFGPGTPMEETISYVREHVDR from the coding sequence ATGAGCGAGACGCAGACCGAGCGGAAAATCCGGACACTCGTCGCCAAGGTCGGCCTCGACGGTCACGACCGGGGCGCCCACGTGATCTCTCGCGCCTTCCGCGACGCTGGATTCGAGGTGATCTATTCGGGGCTCCACAAGGCACCCGACGAGATCGTCCAGGCGGTCGTCCAGGAGGACGTAGACGTCCTGGGCATCTCCATCCTCTCCGGTGCCCACAAGACGCTCGTCCCCGCGGTCATCGAGGGGCTTGAGGAGTACGGCGTCGCCGAGGATACGCTCGTCCTCGTCGGCGGTATCATCCCGGACGAGGATCGAGCGGCGCTCGAGGGGGCAGGCGTCGACGCCATCTTCGGCCCAGGGACGCCGATGGAAGAGACCATCTCCTACGTCCGCGAACACGTCGACCGGTAA